From Aliarcobacter butzleri, the proteins below share one genomic window:
- the torA gene encoding trimethylamine-N-oxide reductase TorA — MKKIDTKRRNFLKVAALFATVPFIDAITSRGQLLAATISSFSTTLIENGEILTAAHWGMLKLTIKDGKVIKSEPYQKTSDYFNSLQHYTQDLVYAEDRIKYPMVRKSYLENPDNPKPNLRGKDEWVRVPYEKAIKLIANELKKTRDARGAQGIFAGSYGWKSSGNMHNSRILLHRFMNCIGGFTGTVGDYSTGAAQVIMPHVLGTIEVYEQQTSWPIVLEHSKVVVIWGANPMRTLKISWTSSDEHGFKYLEELKKSGKKIICIDPAKTETCTYLNAQWISLVPGTDVAMLMGMAYHLLQSNKYDKDFLDNYTEGFDKFKDYLYGKEDKVVKDVKWASKICGIDEKTIKELANLMYENRTMIMAGWGIQRAQYGEQPHWMLVTFASILGQIGLPGGGFGFSYHYANGGVPTTKNATIGGITSNINPAKYTGGASWLEKSAKFSFPVARIADALLNPGKKIAFNGKEITYPDIDFIYWVGGNPFAHHQDTNILIKAWQKPRTIVVNELFWTPTARMADIVMPITTSYERNDITMTGDYSNLNIVPMKQAVTKQNEARDDYEILSDLAKEFGVFNDFTQNKTEMQWIEEFYNKAYEQAKKMNIEMPEFKKFWDDNKPVTFEAPYENTQFVRYADFREDPILNPLGTPSGKIEIYSKTIESMNYDDCKAHPTWFEPDEWLGMKNKTAQFALITSHPQHRLHSQLNNTSLRKEYAVANREPIFINTKDAKAKGIKNGDIVRVYNKRGQILAGAVVTDDIKQGVVRVEEGAWYDPEVRGEIGTLCLNGNVNVLTKDMPTSKLANGNSPNTTLVNIEKYTKTASQISIFKQPN, encoded by the coding sequence ATGAAAAAAATAGACACAAAAAGAAGAAATTTCTTAAAAGTTGCAGCACTATTTGCAACAGTTCCATTTATTGATGCAATTACAAGTAGAGGTCAACTATTAGCTGCAACAATTTCAAGTTTTTCTACAACTTTAATTGAAAATGGTGAAATCTTAACTGCCGCTCACTGGGGTATGCTAAAACTTACTATTAAAGATGGTAAAGTTATAAAATCTGAGCCTTATCAAAAAACATCTGATTATTTCAACTCTTTACAACACTATACTCAAGATTTAGTTTATGCAGAAGATAGAATAAAATATCCAATGGTTAGAAAATCTTATTTAGAAAATCCTGATAATCCAAAACCTAATTTAAGAGGTAAAGATGAATGGGTAAGAGTTCCTTATGAAAAAGCTATAAAACTAATAGCAAATGAACTTAAAAAAACAAGAGATGCAAGAGGTGCTCAAGGTATCTTTGCTGGAAGTTATGGCTGGAAAAGTAGTGGAAATATGCATAACTCAAGAATATTATTACATAGATTCATGAATTGCATAGGAGGATTTACAGGTACAGTTGGAGATTATTCAACAGGAGCTGCGCAAGTTATTATGCCTCATGTTTTAGGAACTATTGAAGTTTATGAACAACAAACTTCTTGGCCAATTGTTTTAGAACACTCAAAAGTTGTTGTTATTTGGGGTGCAAATCCAATGAGAACACTAAAAATATCTTGGACTTCATCTGACGAACATGGATTTAAATATCTTGAAGAGTTAAAAAAATCTGGTAAAAAGATTATTTGTATAGACCCAGCAAAAACTGAAACTTGTACATACTTAAATGCACAATGGATATCTTTAGTTCCTGGAACAGATGTTGCTATGTTGATGGGAATGGCATACCATTTACTACAATCAAATAAATACGATAAAGATTTTTTAGATAACTATACTGAAGGGTTTGACAAATTCAAAGATTACTTATATGGTAAAGAAGATAAAGTTGTAAAAGATGTAAAATGGGCATCAAAAATATGTGGAATTGATGAAAAAACTATCAAAGAATTAGCAAATTTAATGTATGAAAATAGAACTATGATTATGGCAGGTTGGGGAATCCAAAGAGCACAATATGGAGAACAACCTCACTGGATGCTTGTAACTTTTGCTTCTATTTTAGGACAAATTGGACTTCCTGGTGGTGGTTTTGGATTCTCTTATCACTATGCAAATGGAGGTGTTCCTACAACTAAAAATGCAACTATTGGTGGAATAACTTCAAATATAAATCCTGCAAAATATACAGGTGGAGCTTCATGGTTGGAAAAATCAGCAAAATTCTCTTTTCCAGTTGCAAGAATTGCTGATGCACTTTTAAATCCTGGTAAAAAAATAGCTTTTAATGGAAAAGAGATAACTTATCCAGATATTGATTTTATTTATTGGGTTGGAGGAAATCCATTTGCTCACCATCAAGACACAAATATTTTAATCAAAGCTTGGCAAAAACCAAGAACAATTGTTGTAAATGAACTATTTTGGACACCAACAGCTAGAATGGCAGATATTGTTATGCCAATAACTACAAGTTATGAAAGAAATGATATTACTATGACAGGAGATTACTCTAATCTAAATATTGTTCCTATGAAACAAGCTGTAACAAAACAAAATGAAGCAAGAGATGATTATGAAATCTTAAGTGATTTAGCAAAAGAGTTCGGTGTATTCAATGATTTTACACAAAATAAAACTGAAATGCAATGGATAGAAGAGTTTTATAATAAAGCTTATGAACAAGCAAAAAAAATGAATATTGAAATGCCAGAATTCAAAAAATTCTGGGATGATAATAAACCTGTAACTTTTGAAGCTCCTTATGAAAATACTCAATTTGTAAGATATGCAGATTTTAGAGAAGATCCTATTTTAAATCCACTTGGAACACCATCAGGAAAAATTGAGATTTATTCTAAAACTATTGAAAGTATGAATTATGATGATTGTAAAGCTCATCCAACTTGGTTTGAGCCTGATGAATGGTTAGGTATGAAAAATAAAACGGCACAATTTGCACTTATAACTTCACATCCTCAACATAGATTACACTCTCAGTTAAATAATACAAGCTTGAGAAAAGAGTATGCTGTTGCAAATAGAGAGCCAATTTTTATAAATACAAAAGATGCTAAAGCAAAAGGTATAAAAAATGGAGATATTGTAAGAGTTTACAATAAAAGAGGTCAGATTTTAGCAGGTGCTGTTGTAACTGATGATATAAAACAAGGTGTTGTAAGAGTAGAAGAGGGTGCTTGGTATGACCCAGAGGTTAGAGGAGAAATAGGTACATTATGTTTAAATGGAAATGTAAATGTTTTGACAAAAGATATGCCAACATCAAAATTGGCAAATGGAAATAGCCCAAATACAACTTTAGTAAATATTGAAAAATATACTAAAACAGCTTCTCAAATATCTATCTTTAAACAACCAAACTAA
- a CDS encoding alpha/beta fold hydrolase — MQKNIIIDETEIFYTIEGVGEVVILLHGWPQTSYMWRRIIPNLSKNFKVITLDLPGLGNSSDTKTYDTKNIATILNKFIKNLKIEKFHLVGHDIGSWVAASYCIYFKETLKSLTILDAGIPGLIPDEVFCLANANKIWQFFFHSIDEIPEFLVKDKEKEYISWYFNKKSYIKDAINEKDIQNYYLAYKNKMKNGFEYYRYFEQSSEQNRILTSKLDIKILAIGGEFALKEQVGIAMEKISNSVTTKVIKNCGHYIAEEQPEELTQILIDWFKQ; from the coding sequence ATGCAAAAAAATATAATCATAGATGAAACAGAGATTTTTTATACGATTGAAGGTGTTGGAGAAGTTGTAATTTTACTTCATGGTTGGCCTCAAACTTCATATATGTGGAGAAGAATCATTCCAAATTTATCAAAAAATTTTAAAGTTATAACACTAGATTTACCAGGACTTGGAAATAGCAGTGATACAAAAACTTATGATACAAAAAATATAGCAACAATTTTAAATAAGTTTATAAAAAATTTGAAAATAGAAAAATTTCATCTAGTTGGGCATGATATTGGAAGTTGGGTTGCTGCAAGTTATTGTATATATTTTAAAGAGACTTTAAAAAGTTTAACCATTCTTGATGCAGGAATTCCTGGGCTTATACCTGATGAAGTTTTTTGTTTAGCAAATGCAAATAAAATCTGGCAATTTTTCTTTCATTCAATAGATGAAATACCAGAGTTTTTAGTTAAAGATAAAGAAAAAGAGTATATTTCTTGGTATTTTAATAAAAAATCATATATAAAAGATGCTATCAATGAAAAAGATATACAAAACTATTATTTAGCATATAAAAATAAGATGAAAAATGGTTTTGAGTATTATCGATATTTTGAGCAAAGTTCAGAACAAAATAGAATCTTAACTTCAAAATTAGATATAAAAATTTTAGCTATTGGTGGAGAATTTGCACTAAAAGAACAAGTTGGAATAGCTATGGAAAAAATATCAAATAGTGTTACAACTAAAGTTATAAAAAACTGTGGACACTATATAGCTGAAGAACAACCTGAAGAGTTAACTCAAATTTTGATAGATTGGTTTAAACAATAA
- a CDS encoding TetR/AcrR family transcriptional regulator: MIQSKMEKNTRNDLINCTFDEIYTKGYQGASLTNILKNAKVHKGSMYHFFENKKDMAMISIKEKIHERFLERYASILNLKENHLEAFIESIKDTTKRDFKKGCPIANVIQEMSNIDEDFKVLMEHIYQEFRQNIKDILDKAIEKKEMKECDTTKLALYIASTLEGAILSAKASGNIQDYLDVIDILSSYLLTFKKSL; the protein is encoded by the coding sequence ATGATACAATCTAAAATGGAAAAAAATACAAGAAATGATTTAATAAACTGTACATTTGATGAAATCTATACAAAAGGTTATCAAGGTGCTTCTTTAACAAATATTTTAAAAAATGCGAAAGTACATAAAGGTTCTATGTATCATTTTTTTGAAAATAAAAAAGATATGGCAATGATTTCAATAAAAGAGAAAATTCATGAAAGATTTTTAGAAAGATATGCTTCGATTTTAAACTTGAAAGAAAATCATTTAGAAGCTTTTATTGAAAGTATAAAAGATACTACAAAAAGGGATTTTAAAAAAGGTTGTCCAATAGCAAATGTTATTCAAGAGATGTCAAATATTGATGAAGATTTTAAAGTTTTGATGGAACATATATATCAAGAATTTAGACAAAATATAAAAGATATCTTAGATAAAGCTATTGAAAAAAAAGAGATGAAAGAGTGTGATACAACAAAACTTGCTTTATATATAGCTTCAACACTTGAAGGTGCTATTTTATCTGCAAAAGCAAGTGGGAATATTCAAGACTATCTTGATGTAATAGATATTTTATCTTCTTACTTACTAACTTTCAAAAAGAGTTTATAA
- a CDS encoding endonuclease MutS2 produces MENLIKKLDLNDYIDNFSKLFARDKSIILEGDINIHHKLINELSKFDFKAPPKVENLDSALMHIQKQGTLKIYEIFEFIKIVEYFRYLKRFNFEGKLLEWIEKIVIPSDIIKIADYFDEKANLKDGVDEDFDNIKYAISKNKENIKQSLYKIVNSSKIRPYLVDMQVHLVNGEEALLVRGGFNHVLSGSVIDRSNSGFFYVVPHSISELKQKESDLKNKQEEILFKLCREISSIFEKNLLFLKFINKEFDRFDHYQARLFFAKIGDKIFVLPSKNEENRLVDFCHPALHNPKPISIDFTKNVVMITGVNAGGKTMMLKSILSAVFLSKYLLPYKAHQNTVISNFKFINAVLDDPQSVKNDISTFAGRMVEFSKLFGSKNAIVGVDEIELGTDSDEAASLFKVMIEDLIQRDIKVIITTHHKRLAALMASNDNVELIAALYDEENQKPTYEFLQGTIGRSYAFETALRYGIPLNVVKRAKEVYGEDKDKLNELIERSSSLEREYRQKIATLDEEIANMKRVTNNLKEQKEKLDEHIYSEKSKLHKEYSQARDEAKKAIKAKLVQESHQHLNISHKMAKEIKVEKVQEVIEFKVGDRVKYRNTKGAIVSIKGSKAFIENDMGMKVQVNLSDLSRSGNPPPKIPTKKATVTISKPETGSIKLDLHGQRADEAIENLDKFLSDALLAGFEEVLVYHGIGTGKLAFAVKEFLKKHPRVKGFEDAHPSSGGFGAKVIKL; encoded by the coding sequence ATGGAAAATTTAATAAAAAAACTAGACTTAAATGATTATATAGATAATTTTTCTAAGCTTTTTGCTAGAGATAAATCTATTATTTTAGAAGGTGATATAAATATTCACCATAAACTTATCAATGAACTATCAAAATTTGATTTTAAAGCGCCACCAAAAGTTGAAAATCTTGATTCAGCTTTAATGCATATTCAAAAACAAGGTACTTTAAAAATTTATGAAATATTTGAATTTATAAAAATTGTAGAGTATTTTAGATACCTAAAAAGATTTAATTTTGAAGGAAAATTACTTGAATGGATTGAAAAAATAGTTATTCCTTCTGATATTATAAAAATTGCTGATTATTTTGATGAAAAAGCAAATTTAAAAGATGGTGTTGATGAAGATTTTGACAATATAAAATATGCTATTTCAAAAAATAAAGAAAATATAAAACAAAGCCTTTATAAAATCGTAAATTCATCAAAAATTAGACCATATTTGGTTGATATGCAAGTCCATTTAGTAAATGGTGAAGAAGCTTTACTTGTTCGAGGTGGATTTAACCATGTACTTAGCGGAAGTGTAATTGATAGATCAAACTCTGGATTTTTTTATGTTGTGCCTCATAGCATTAGTGAATTAAAACAAAAAGAGAGTGATTTAAAAAATAAACAAGAAGAGATTTTGTTTAAACTTTGTAGAGAAATTTCTTCAATTTTTGAAAAAAACTTATTGTTTTTAAAATTCATAAATAAAGAGTTTGATAGATTTGATCACTATCAAGCAAGACTATTTTTTGCAAAAATAGGTGATAAAATTTTTGTATTACCTTCAAAAAATGAAGAAAATAGGCTTGTAGATTTTTGTCATCCAGCACTTCATAATCCAAAACCTATATCTATTGATTTTACAAAAAATGTAGTTATGATAACAGGAGTAAATGCTGGGGGAAAAACTATGATGTTAAAATCAATTTTAAGTGCAGTTTTCCTTTCAAAATATCTTTTACCTTATAAAGCTCATCAAAATACAGTTATTAGTAATTTTAAATTTATAAATGCAGTTTTAGATGACCCACAAAGTGTAAAAAATGATATTTCGACATTTGCTGGTCGTATGGTTGAATTTTCAAAACTTTTTGGTTCAAAAAATGCAATTGTTGGAGTTGATGAAATAGAACTAGGAACTGATTCAGATGAAGCTGCTAGTTTATTTAAAGTTATGATAGAAGATTTAATTCAAAGAGATATAAAAGTGATTATCACAACTCACCATAAAAGATTAGCTGCACTCATGGCTTCAAATGATAATGTAGAATTAATTGCTGCTCTTTATGATGAAGAGAATCAAAAGCCAACTTATGAATTTTTACAAGGAACAATAGGTCGGTCTTATGCTTTTGAAACTGCTTTAAGATATGGAATACCTTTAAATGTTGTAAAAAGAGCAAAAGAAGTTTATGGTGAAGATAAAGATAAATTAAATGAACTAATTGAAAGAAGTAGTTCTTTAGAAAGAGAATATAGACAAAAAATAGCAACTTTAGATGAAGAAATAGCAAATATGAAAAGAGTTACAAATAATCTAAAAGAGCAAAAAGAAAAACTTGATGAACATATATATTCAGAAAAATCAAAACTTCATAAAGAGTATAGTCAAGCAAGAGATGAAGCAAAAAAAGCCATTAAAGCAAAACTTGTACAAGAATCACATCAACATCTAAATATTTCGCACAAAATGGCAAAAGAGATAAAAGTTGAAAAAGTTCAAGAGGTTATAGAATTTAAAGTAGGTGATAGAGTAAAATATAGAAATACAAAAGGAGCTATTGTTTCTATAAAAGGAAGTAAAGCATTTATTGAAAATGATATGGGGATGAAAGTTCAAGTTAATTTAAGTGATTTAAGTAGAAGTGGAAATCCACCTCCAAAAATTCCAACAAAAAAAGCAACTGTCACTATTTCTAAACCTGAAACTGGAAGTATTAAACTTGATCTTCATGGTCAAAGAGCAGATGAAGCTATTGAAAATCTTGATAAGTTTTTAAGTGATGCGCTATTAGCTGGTTTTGAAGAAGTTTTAGTTTATCATGGAATTGGAACTGGAAAATTAGCATTTGCAGTAAAAGAATTTTTGAAAAAGCATCCAAGAGTAAAAGGTTTTGAAGATGCTCATCCAAGTAGTGGAGGCTTTGGAGCTAAAGTAATTAAACTCTAG
- a CDS encoding hemolysin family protein, with protein MLFLAIFLVFLNGFFVLSEFAIVKVRKSRLEELVKQGKSGASLALKMSNSLDTYLSATQLGITFSSLALGWIGEPALAKLIEPPFTYFFGDNSVLLHTVSFIIAFTLITFLHVVLGEIVPKSVAIAKAEIMSLYIARPLHIFWIVFYPFIRFFDIVAGFVVRRLGIQPATAHELAHSEEEIRIIVNESFKGGYIDSVESEIIKNAIDFSETVAKEIMTPRKDMICINSEKSFEENLERIISTRFTRYPYCHGGKDNITGMIHTRDLLNDALDGKKIDISKFVRPIIMVPENTSISKILTRMNKSRIHIALVIDEYGGTSGLLTMDDILEEIIGETTDEHDPKQETIKKIDENTYEFDGMVNIEKVEEILNITFDETELSVTIGGRIFHLIGRLPVVGDIVEDKECTYKILELQNNRIKKILCTKKIEEDANEETRV; from the coding sequence ATGCTATTTTTAGCGATATTTTTGGTGTTTTTAAATGGTTTTTTCGTGCTTTCTGAGTTTGCTATTGTTAAAGTTAGAAAAAGTAGATTAGAAGAATTAGTTAAACAAGGAAAATCAGGCGCTTCATTAGCTCTTAAAATGTCTAACTCACTTGACACATATTTGAGTGCCACTCAATTAGGAATTACATTTTCTTCTCTTGCTTTAGGTTGGATAGGTGAACCAGCTCTTGCTAAGCTTATAGAACCACCTTTTACATATTTTTTTGGTGATAATTCTGTTTTACTTCACACAGTTAGTTTTATAATTGCTTTTACATTAATTACATTTTTACACGTAGTTTTAGGAGAAATTGTTCCAAAATCAGTTGCTATTGCTAAAGCAGAAATAATGTCTTTATATATTGCTAGACCTTTACATATTTTTTGGATAGTTTTTTATCCATTTATTCGATTCTTTGATATTGTTGCTGGATTTGTTGTTAGAAGATTGGGTATTCAACCTGCGACTGCACATGAATTAGCTCATTCAGAAGAAGAAATCAGAATAATTGTTAATGAGAGTTTTAAAGGTGGATATATTGATTCTGTTGAAAGTGAAATTATAAAAAATGCTATTGATTTTTCTGAAACTGTAGCAAAAGAGATTATGACACCAAGAAAAGATATGATTTGTATAAACTCTGAAAAATCTTTTGAAGAAAATTTAGAAAGAATAATTTCTACTAGATTTACAAGATATCCATATTGTCATGGCGGAAAAGACAATATCACAGGAATGATTCATACTAGAGATTTATTAAATGATGCCTTAGATGGGAAAAAAATTGATATATCTAAATTTGTAAGACCAATTATCATGGTTCCGGAAAATACTTCTATTTCTAAGATTTTGACAAGAATGAATAAAAGTAGAATTCATATTGCTTTAGTTATTGATGAATATGGTGGAACTTCTGGATTATTAACAATGGATGATATTTTAGAAGAGATTATTGGTGAAACAACTGATGAACATGATCCTAAACAAGAAACTATTAAAAAAATAGATGAAAATACTTATGAATTTGATGGAATGGTTAATATAGAAAAAGTTGAAGAGATACTAAATATTACATTCGATGAAACAGAACTGTCTGTAACTATTGGAGGAAGAATATTCCATTTAATTGGAAGATTACCAGTAGTTGGAGATATTGTTGAAGATAAAGAGTGCACTTATAAAATCTTAGAACTACAAAATAACCGTATTAAAAAGATATTATGTACAAAAAAAATAGAAGAAGATGCAAACGAGGAGACTAGAGTTTAA
- a CDS encoding DUF748 domain-containing protein, which produces MKALKILFYTLISLLVIYIISGFTLVPYLLKKELIKNLDENLTLKSSIEDVKFNPITLNAKVHDFKLVDENNNIIVFFKELNISLSIFKSIEQKHFRIENITFDEIFLNIIQEKDGSINLANILKPTENEEKQIEDNTDEQTSNNIKFLVSKIDLKNADINFVSNIDKQPFSIYLKDINYTIYDLGTFKNSLSSNNLTFRINEHTDVQISSAFKINPFKAYGKISINDLRIKEFIDFDKNFFNFELNNDANINLGLNYNIDTTNELALYLATDLLEINNINLKQNKKTMASLKKLDIKRFDFDLVSQNINFNGVFIDGLKANMILDKNGVNFASLVTTSTNSNEKKEENSNSKPWILNFSDIKANIDYDLEDKINNNSIEAKSILLDAQNLKIVNSLVELEKANVANKTFQFLDKSNNLEIKSNNINIDLNNLKIDDNVAFSNATIKSKELNFDEKNLKINVDAQNLNLGLNSFLFTKDNAISLESAKISKPIITFEDFTNKLRLNAKDFDLTVNKFTNKGEIFGINSINLSKPNLVFENTANNLKINTKNIDLKIKNISNKNNILKVEKTDLNNPHISVVLPKTETKSLEKENKTESIEVVQTDKKENNKTKLNIGPVNIKNAVLDFEDKNLPIPFKTTVTKLNGKISEIKNTKLGKTNLEINGVVDNYGVAKITGVVNPKNIKILTDINMKFQNIAMQNFTPYTAKFIGRELKSGKLDLDLNYNIEKSNLNAKNNIVITKIELGKEVQSPEAISLPLGIAISLLEDKNGIIDINLPVSGNVDDPQFSIGTILWKAFVNLITKAVTAPFSLLGAMFNFSEDEIKSVKFEIKESEITPIQKETLDKIALILEKREDIAIKLVSSYNKEKESSKIGKERILNIKEYLIKEKSINKKQVILDEKSEETSISSINLKIEQLQ; this is translated from the coding sequence ATGAAAGCTTTAAAAATTCTATTTTATACGCTAATTTCGCTACTTGTGATCTATATAATTTCTGGATTTACACTAGTTCCTTATCTATTAAAAAAAGAGTTAATTAAAAATCTTGATGAAAATCTAACTCTAAAATCCTCTATTGAAGATGTAAAATTCAATCCTATAACTTTAAATGCAAAAGTTCATGATTTCAAATTAGTTGATGAAAATAACAATATTATTGTTTTTTTTAAAGAGTTAAATATAAGTTTGAGTATTTTTAAATCTATTGAACAAAAACATTTTCGTATAGAAAATATTACTTTCGATGAAATTTTCTTAAATATCATCCAAGAAAAAGATGGAAGTATAAATTTAGCAAATATATTAAAACCCACAGAAAATGAAGAAAAACAAATTGAAGACAACACAGATGAACAAACTTCAAATAATATAAAATTTTTAGTTTCAAAAATAGATTTAAAAAATGCTGACATAAATTTTGTAAGCAATATAGATAAACAACCTTTTTCTATCTATTTAAAAGATATTAACTACACAATATATGATTTAGGAACTTTTAAAAACTCTTTATCATCAAATAATTTAACTTTTAGAATAAACGAACATACAGATGTACAAATAAGTAGTGCATTTAAAATAAATCCATTTAAAGCATATGGAAAAATATCAATAAATGATTTGAGAATAAAAGAGTTTATTGATTTTGATAAAAACTTTTTTAATTTTGAACTAAATAATGATGCAAATATTAATTTAGGATTAAACTACAATATCGATACTACAAATGAACTGGCTTTATATTTAGCTACTGATTTACTAGAAATCAACAACATAAATTTGAAACAAAATAAAAAAACTATGGCAAGTTTAAAAAAGCTTGATATAAAAAGATTTGACTTTGATTTAGTTAGCCAAAATATTAATTTTAATGGTGTATTTATTGATGGTTTAAAAGCAAATATGATTTTAGATAAAAATGGAGTTAATTTTGCTTCATTAGTAACAACTTCAACAAACTCAAATGAAAAAAAAGAGGAAAATAGTAATTCAAAACCATGGATTTTAAACTTTTCAGATATAAAAGCTAATATAGATTACGATTTAGAAGATAAAATAAACAACAACTCAATTGAAGCAAAATCAATTCTTTTAGATGCACAAAATCTAAAAATAGTTAATTCTTTAGTTGAATTAGAAAAAGCTAATGTTGCAAATAAAACTTTTCAATTTTTAGATAAATCAAACAATTTAGAAATAAAATCAAATAATATAAATATTGATTTAAACAATCTAAAAATTGATGATAATGTCGCTTTTTCAAATGCAACTATTAAATCAAAAGAGTTAAATTTTGATGAAAAAAATTTAAAAATAAATGTTGATGCACAAAATCTAAATTTAGGTTTAAATAGCTTTTTATTTACAAAAGATAACGCTATTAGTTTAGAATCTGCAAAAATTTCAAAACCAATAATCACTTTTGAAGACTTTACAAATAAATTAAGGCTAAATGCAAAAGATTTCGATTTAACTGTAAATAAATTTACAAATAAAGGTGAAATATTTGGCATAAATTCTATCAATCTTAGCAAACCAAATCTAGTTTTTGAAAATACTGCTAATAATTTAAAAATTAACACAAAAAATATAGATTTAAAAATAAAAAATATCTCAAATAAAAACAATATTTTAAAAGTTGAAAAAACAGATTTAAATAATCCACATATTTCAGTTGTTTTACCAAAAACAGAAACTAAAAGTTTAGAAAAAGAGAATAAAACTGAATCAATAGAAGTAGTACAAACAGATAAAAAAGAAAACAATAAAACAAAATTAAATATTGGGCCAGTTAATATAAAAAATGCAGTTCTTGATTTTGAAGATAAAAATTTGCCTATTCCTTTTAAAACAACAGTTACAAAACTGAATGGTAAAATTTCAGAGATAAAAAATACAAAATTAGGAAAAACAAATCTTGAAATAAATGGAGTTGTTGATAATTATGGTGTTGCTAAAATAACTGGTGTTGTAAATCCTAAAAATATAAAAATTTTAACAGATATAAATATGAAATTCCAAAATATTGCAATGCAAAATTTCACACCTTATACTGCAAAATTTATTGGTCGTGAGTTAAAAAGTGGAAAACTTGACCTTGATTTAAATTACAACATTGAAAAATCAAACTTAAATGCAAAAAACAACATTGTAATTACAAAAATAGAGTTAGGAAAAGAGGTACAAAGTCCTGAAGCTATATCTTTACCTTTAGGAATTGCTATATCTTTACTTGAAGATAAAAATGGAATTATAGATATAAATCTTCCAGTTTCAGGAAATGTTGATGATCCACAATTTTCTATTGGCACAATATTATGGAAAGCTTTTGTAAATTTAATAACAAAAGCTGTAACAGCTCCATTTTCACTTCTTGGAGCAATGTTTAATTTTAGTGAAGATGAAATAAAAAGTGTAAAATTTGAAATAAAAGAGAGTGAAATAACACCTATTCAAAAAGAGACTTTAGACAAGATTGCTCTAATTTTAGAAAAAAGAGAAGATATAGCTATAAAATTAGTCTCTTCATATAATAAAGAAAAAGAGTCTTCAAAAATAGGAAAAGAGAGAATTTTAAATATAAAAGAGTATTTAATAAAAGAAAAATCAATAAATAAAAAACAAGTTATTTTAGATGAAAAAAGTGAAGAAACTTCGATATCTTCGATTAATTTAAAAATTGAGCAACTTCAATAA